The genomic window GGGGGCCATGCCCTCGTCGTCTCCAATCCCCCGTTCCGCCGCGCGGGCGCGGGCATGCGCAGCCCGGACCCCGAGCGGGCCCTCTCGAAAGAGGAGCTGGCATGTGACGCGGCGGCGGTGGTGGCGGCGGCGCGCCATGCCCTGGCGCCGGGGGGCGGGGTGAGCCTGGTGTACCCGGCGGCGCGGCTGACGGAGGTGCTGGGGCTGCTCACGGCGGCGCGGCTCTTTGCCCGGGCGCTGCGCCTGGTGCACGCGCGGGTGGAGGCGCCCGCGACGCGCTTCCTCGTGCACGCGCTGAGGGACCAGGACCGGGGGCTGGAGGTGCGCCCGCCGCTCATCGTCCACGGCGAGGGGCCCGGCGGGTATGGGCCCGAGGTGGCCGCGCTGATGGACCCGCCCCGGACGGCTTGCTAGGCAGGGGCCGTGGCGATCCTCTCCATCCAGTCCCATGTGGCCTACGGGTACGTCGGCAACCGGTCCGCGGCCTTCCCCCTTCAGCGCCTGGGCCATGACGTGTGGCCGGTGAACACGGTGCAGTTCAGCAACCACTCGGGCTACGGCCAGTGGCGGGGGCAAGTCTTCGAGGCGGCCCACGTGGCGGACGTCGTCGCCGGCATCGCCGACCGCGGGGTGATGGCGCAGTGCCAGGCGGTGCTCTCCGGGTACATGGGCGATGCGGCCACCGGGGCGGTGATTCTGGACGCGGTGGCCCAGGTGCGCGCGGCCAACCCCCGGGCCCTCTACTGCTGCGACCCCGTCATCGGGGACGTGGGCCGGGGCGTCTTCGTGCGGCCGGGGATTCCGGAGTTCATGCGGGAGCGGGCGGTGCCCGCCGCGGACCTCACCACCCCCAACCAGTTCGAGCTGGAATACCTGACCGGGCGCACGGTGCGCACGCTGGAGGACGCGCTGGCGGCCACCGCGACGCTGCGCGCGCTGGGCCCGAAGGTGGTGCTCGTCACCAGCCTTCAGCCGGAGGGGGCCACGCCTGGCACCGTGCAGATGCTGGCGGCCACCGCCGAGGGCGCCTGGCGGGTGACGACCCCGCTCCTGCCCATCCAGCCGCCGCCCAACGGCGCGGGGGATGCGGTCGCGGCGCTCTTCCTCGCGCACCGGCTGAGCGGGCGCGCGGCGCCCGAGGCGCTCGGGGAGACGGCCGCCTCCATCTTCGGCATCTTCACGGCGACCCAGGCGGCGGGCTCCCGGGAGCTGCAGCTCATCTCCGCGCAGGAGGAACTGGTGGCGCCCCGCCGCCGCTTCGCGGTGGAACAGGTGGCCTGAGCCCCGGAAGCCTGGAGGGCGCCCGGGCCCTCGCGAGGCGTGCTGGTGGAACGGCGGAATCGTGGGCAGGATGAGCCTCGCCGCCTCGCCTGCACGAGGACACCCCCATGGCCCAGCCTCCCTTTCCGCCACCGGAACACCCGCTCCAGAAACACCTGCGCCGCATGCTGGAAGCCCTCGCCGAGGGCGAGCGGCGCCACAACGAGCGGATGAAGCAGTGGGAGCGGCTGGGCGACAAGAACTGGGAGCGGTGGTCGCAGCAGCGGGCGCAGGGCTGGGAAGCCTGGGCGGAGAAGCACGCGGCGGGTGTGGAGAAGTGGGCGCAGGAGCAGCTCAAGGACGTGGAGAAGAAGTGGTCGGCGAAGGTGAACGCCGGGTCCTTCGACACGCAGAGCAAGCGCGAGCGCCGCCGGGAATTGAAGCGGCTGCGGCGCGAGCAGCGACGCCAGCGGGAGCGGGACCGGAAGCGCCAGCGGCAGCTCCAGGAAGCCAACCCCGTGGTGGGGTGGCTCTTCGCGGTGGCGGCGCTGGTGATGACGGGGGCGGCCTTCACCTCGGAGCAATGGGGGCTGCTCTTCGCGGCGTTCGGCCTGGCCTGGTGCTCGGCGAGCATCCTGGGCCGCGTCCGGGAGCGCGAGCTCGCCCAGGGCGCGGTGGCCCAGGCCCTGCCGCAGGAAGCCCCCCGCGAGGTGAGCCCGGTGTCCGCGCAGGAAGCCTCCCCCGCGAAGGCCGAGGATCCCCGCACGGTGCGGGTGAACGCCCTGTGCGACAAGCTCCTGGCGGAGCTGCGCTCGGGGCCGGGGGTGCTGCGGGACGTGGTGCACCAGCCCGAGCAGACGGTGGAGGGGCTGCGCAAGAGCTGCCACGAGCTGGTGCGCCGCGAGGCGGAGCTGCGCGCGCTGAACTCCCCGGAGGATGAGCGCAGGCTGGAGCAGGAGCGCGCGGGGCTGGCGGCGCGGGTGGCCTCCGAGCAGGACGCGGTGGTGAAGGAGCGGCTGGAGAAGGCATTGCGGCTGGTGGACGAGCAGCGCAAGCAGCGGGCGGAGCTGGCCACCTCGGCCTCGCGGCTGGAGGCCGAGCACACGCGGATGTACTACACGCTGGAGCACCTCTACACGCAGGTGCTGCGGGTGCGCTCGGCGGACGTGGCGGGCGCGGACGTGGCGAGCGCGAGCCTGCGCCAGAGCGTGGAGCAGCTGGGCCTGGAGATGGACGCGGTGGCCGAGGCCCTGGAGGAAGCCCACGACGATGCTCCCCGCTCGCGCGTGCCGGTGCGGTAGTCACGGCAGGGTTTGCGAAAGGAAGAGAGGAACAGATGAGACAGACACGGATGCTCATGGCCGCCGCGGCGGCGCTCACGGTGGGGCTGTTCGCGTGCTCGGATGACAAGGAGGAAGAGGCCCCCTTCTCCGGGGATGCCATCTCCACCTCGCGGGGAAAGCTGACCCTCCACCCGGTGAACCACGCCAGCTTCGTCATGTATTGGGGGGGCAAGACGCTCTACGTCGATCCGGTGGGCGAGGCCTCGCTGTATGAGGGCCTCCCCCGGCCGGATGCCATCTTCGTGACCGACATTCACGGCGATCACCTGAGCGCGAATACCCTGGCGGCCCTGGTGCAGGACGGAACGGTCATCGTGGCGCCCCAGGCGGTGAAGGATGCCCTGCCCGCCGCGCTCCAGGAGAAGGTGCAGGTGCTGGCGAACGGCGGAACGCTGAAGGTGGTGGACGTCTCCACCGAGGCGATCCCCATGTACAACCTCACGCCCGAGCGCCTTCAGTACCACGCGAAGGGCCGGGGCAATGGCTATGTGCTGACGTTCGGGGCCACGCGCGTCTACATCGCGGGCGACACGGAGGACATCCCCGAGATGCGGGCGCTGACCGGCATCGACGTGGCGTTCCTCCCGATGAACCTGCCGTACACCATGACGGTGCAGCAGGCGGCGGACGCGGTGCGCGCGTTCAAGCCCAAGGTGGTCTATCCCTATCACTTCCGGGACAGCGACTTGGCCGAGTTCACCCGGCTGGTGGGCACGGACGTGGGCGTCGAAGTGCGCGTGCGGGACTGGTACTAAAAACCCGGGCCCGTTACGGGGAGGGCGGCTTGGCGGCATCCCCCATCAGGTAGCGGGCCCCCGGGCCGCCGTTCGCCGCCGCGTCTCCCGGGTTGTAGAGGTGGCAGTTCTTCAGGGACAGGCACCCGCAGCCGATGCAGGAGCTGAGCTTGTCCCGCAGCCGCTCGAGCTGGGCGATGCGCTCGTCCAGCCGGTGGCGCCAGGCCCGGGAGAGCTGCTCCCAGTCGGCCTGGTTCGGCGTGCGTGAGCCCGGCAGCGAGGCCAGCGCCTCCCGGACCTCCTCCAACGTCAGCCCGAGCTGCTGCGCTGCCCGGATGAAGGCCACCCGCCGCAGCTCGCTGCGTGGAAAGCGGCGCTGGTTGCCTCCGGTCCGCTCCGCGTGGAGCAGGCCCTCGCTCTCGTAGAACCGGATCGCCGAAGCGGCCATGCCGCTCCGGGCCGCCAGCTCGCCCACCGTGAGCATCGGGGGAAGTGTCGTCATGCCTCGAATATGGGTTGACTTGAAGTTCACTTCAACTTGCATGTTGTGGGGCATGACACTCTCAACACCGTCTCTGCCCTACGGGGAGCTTGGCCGGTTGTTGTCGCTGATGACCGGTGACGAGAAGCATGCCCCCAGCGCCACCTCGACCCTGGATGTGCTCTGGGTGCTCTACGACCAGGTGCTCCGGGTCTCCCCCTCCACGATGGGGGATCCCGAGCGGGACCGCTTCGTCCTCTCCAAGGGACACGGGCCCATGGCGTACTACGCCGTGCTGGCCGCCAAGGGCTTCGTGCCCCTCGCGGAGCTGAAACGCTTTGGCGCCTATGACGCGCTGCTCGGGCACCACCCGGACCGGGTGCTGGTGCCCGGCGTGGAGGTGGGCAGCGGCTCGCTGGGCCACGGGCTGCCCATCGCCGTGGGCATGGCGCTTGGCCTGCGCATCCAGGAGCGCTTCCGGCCCCGGGTGGCCGTGCTGCTGGGAGACGCGGAGCTGGACGAGGGCAGCAACCACGAGGCGATCGCCGTCGCGGGACGCCTGGGGCTGGACTCGCTCACCGCCATCGTCATCGACAACCAGTCGGCCTCTCATGGGTGGCCCGGGGGCATCGCCGCCCGCTTCAGCGCCGAAGGCTGGCATGCGCAGACGGTGAGCGGCAGAGACCATGCCGCCCTCGCCCGCGCCCTGACCCTTCCCCGCGACGGCCGCCCTCAGGCCGTCGTCGCCACCGTCGAACCAAAATGGTGATCCATGGAAACCATGCGTGAACGCTTCGTCGCCACCACCCAGGCCCTGCTCGGCACGGACCTGCGCCTCGCCGTCGTCCTGGCGGACATCTCCGGCGATGTCTTCGAGCCCGCCCGGCGCCAGTACCCTCGCCGCGTCATCAACGTGGGCATCCGCGAGCAGTTGATGATCAGCGTCGCCTCGGGCCTCGCGCTCGAGGGGCTGCGGCCCATCGTCCATTCCTACACGCCGTTTCTCATCGAGCGGCCCTACGAGCAGCTCAAGCTCGGCCTGTGCCACCAGGACGTGGGCGCGGTGCTCGTGAGCATCGGCGGCTCCTATGACTGGCCCGCCGGTGGCCGCACCCACCAGGCGCCGGGGGATGTCGCCCTGCTGGACGCGCTGCCCGGCTGGACGGTGCACGTGCCCGGCCACCCCGGCGAGGTGGAGACGCTGCTGCGCCACGCCCTCCCGGGCCGGGACCGGGTGTACCTGCGGTTGTCGCTCCAGATGAACGCGGCCCCCCGCCCCATCGTGCCCGGGAAGTTCGAGGTGCTGCGCCAGGGCACCCGGGGCACCGTCCTCGCGGTAGGGCCGCTGCTCACCCACGTGCTGAACGCGGTGGCGGAGGAGGACCTCACCCTCCTGTACGCCGCGACCATCCGCCCCTTCGATGCCGAGACGCTGCGCGCCACGCTGCGCGAGCCCAGCGTCATCCTCGTGGAGCCCTACCTGGAGGGCACCTCGGCGCATGAAGCCGCGCGGGCGCTGGCGCACGTGCCGCACCGGCTCCTGTCCCTGGGGGTGGGCCGCACCGAGCTGCGCCGCTACGGGAAGATGGCGGAGCACGAGGCCGCGCACGGCCTGGATGCGCGGAGCCTGCGCGAGCGCATCACGTCCTTCCTCCGGCCGTGAAGCGGCCAGGGGAGCATCTCGGCCATCGTCGGGGGTTCCCCTTCCCGTCTGCTGGGGCCGCTCGCATCTTGGCCCTCATGGCCCTATCGACCGTGTTGGATGTGTCCGGCAGGAAGTCCTGGCTCAAGCGCGCGGGGCTCATTGCCATTCCCGCCATCCTGAGCCGGAAGAAGCACGGCGCGGGGCTTTCGCGCTTCTGGGTGATGGGGGCCCTCTCCCTGCTGGGCTTCGGCCTGCGGCAGCTGGCCCGGACGAAGGGCGGCCATGCAGGCGTCAGCCGCTGGAAGCTGCCCCAGGGGGGCGCGGTGATGTCAGAGGAGTTCGCGGCCTCGGCGGCCTCGGGACGCTAGCGCTTCAGCCGTGGGCTTGCCTGCCGGGCAGCCGGGCAATCCCGTCCAGGGCCGCCATGTTTCTCTCCGGAGGGGACCGCCGTCCGTAAGATGCGCCGCCCATGGTCCCCTCTGTCCTGTTGCTGCTGGCGCTGTCCCAGACGCCCGCCTCGCCCCCGCCTCCCGCCGCCCCGCCCTCCCCTGCCACGCAGGAGGCGGTGCGCGATGCCAGCCGCCGGGGCGCCGCCGTGATGCACCAGCTGGCCGTGGAGCTCGCCGCCGAGGCGCGCGCGAGCCTGATGCAGGAGCACGGCCGCTCGGCGGATGAGCACTTCGCCCGGGGCGTCGAGGCCCTGAAGGCGCGCGATGCGGCGGCGGCCATCGACGAGCTGTCCCAGTGCGTGGCGCTGCGGCCCACGAGCGTGGAGTGCCGCTGGGAGCTGGGCTGGGCCTACTCCCTGGCGAACCGGTGGACCGAGGCGCTCGCGGAGTGGACGGAGGTGGGCAAGCTCAAGCCGGACCAGCCCGACTTGCAGGACGTGCTCGCCCAGGCCCGGGCCCAGGTGGCGCTCCAGGAGCGGCTGTCGAGGCCGCCGGACACCACCCCGCGGCCCCCGCCCCCCGCGGATGCCCGGCTGCGCCTGCGCGCCGTGGGGGACGTGATGCTGGGCACCACGGTGCCCGAGGGCTACCTGCCCCCCGAGGGCCCCGCGAGCGTCATCAGCGGGGTGAAGGGGCTCCTGGAGGACGCGGACCTGACGTTCGTGAACCTGGAGGGGCCGCTGTGCGACGGGGGCAAGACGAACAAGTGCCGCTCGGATCGCAACTGCTACGCGTTCCGCTCGCCCACGGAGTACGGGCAGACGCTCCGGGAGGCCGGGGTGGACGTGGCCTCCACGGCGAACAACCACGCGGGGGATTTCGGAGAGGAGTGCCGCCGGCAGACGGAAGCCACGCTGGACGCGCTGGGCATCGCCTGGAGTGGGCCGCCGGGGACGGTGGCCACGGTGGACCGCAACGGTTTGCGGATTGGACTGGTGGCGTTCCACTCCTCGCCCACGGGCAATCATCTCAACAACTTGCCCACAGCCACGGCGCTGGTGCAGTCGGTGGCGGCGGCGCACGACCTGGTCATCATCTCGTTCCACGGAGGGGCCGAGGGCGGCAAGGCGCTGCACGTGCCGCACGGGAAGGAGAAGTTCATGGGCGAGGACCGGGGCGACCTGCGCACCTTCACCCGGGCGATGGTGGACGCGGGGGCGCACCTGGTGCTGGGCCACGGGCCGCACGTGGCGCGGGCGATGGAGTTCTACAAGGGCCGGCTCATCGCGTACTCGATGGGGAACTTCGCCACCTACGGGCGCTTCAACCTCCAGGGCCCGCAGGGGCTGGGCATGGTGCTGGAGGTGGAGCTGGACCGGGAGGGGCGCTTCCTCTCGGGAAAAATCCTCCCCACGCGCCAGGTGGGCGAGGGCCTGGCGGTGCCGGATCCGAAGGGCGCCGTGTTGAAGCTGGTGCGCAAGCTGACCGCGGAGGACTTCCCGGACTCAGGGGTGCGCATCGAGGAGGATGGCACGGTGTCGCCGCGTGAGAAGGCGCGGGCGTCCGTCCCCTGAGCGTGTTTGCATAGGACCCCGAGGAC from Stigmatella erecta includes these protein-coding regions:
- a CDS encoding tRNA1(Val) (adenine(37)-N6)-methyltransferase, which produces MSLPPPEGPGPDETLDAIGTSGVRVLQRREGYRFNLDAVLLAHFAATEGAREGRVLELGAGSGVVSFLLARQFHRGPVDALELQPAVHARLARGVGLNGLEGQVHPLLGDLREARTLLPPGGHALVVSNPPFRRAGAGMRSPDPERALSKEELACDAAAVVAAARHALAPGGGVSLVYPAARLTEVLGLLTAARLFARALRLVHARVEAPATRFLVHALRDQDRGLEVRPPLIVHGEGPGGYGPEVAALMDPPRTAC
- the pdxY gene encoding pyridoxal kinase PdxY, with translation MAILSIQSHVAYGYVGNRSAAFPLQRLGHDVWPVNTVQFSNHSGYGQWRGQVFEAAHVADVVAGIADRGVMAQCQAVLSGYMGDAATGAVILDAVAQVRAANPRALYCCDPVIGDVGRGVFVRPGIPEFMRERAVPAADLTTPNQFELEYLTGRTVRTLEDALAATATLRALGPKVVLVTSLQPEGATPGTVQMLAATAEGAWRVTTPLLPIQPPPNGAGDAVAALFLAHRLSGRAAPEALGETAASIFGIFTATQAAGSRELQLISAQEELVAPRRRFAVEQVA
- a CDS encoding MBL fold metallo-hydrolase; protein product: MRQTRMLMAAAAALTVGLFACSDDKEEEAPFSGDAISTSRGKLTLHPVNHASFVMYWGGKTLYVDPVGEASLYEGLPRPDAIFVTDIHGDHLSANTLAALVQDGTVIVAPQAVKDALPAALQEKVQVLANGGTLKVVDVSTEAIPMYNLTPERLQYHAKGRGNGYVLTFGATRVYIAGDTEDIPEMRALTGIDVAFLPMNLPYTMTVQQAADAVRAFKPKVVYPYHFRDSDLAEFTRLVGTDVGVEVRVRDWY
- the soxR gene encoding redox-sensitive transcriptional activator SoxR — protein: MTTLPPMLTVGELAARSGMAASAIRFYESEGLLHAERTGGNQRRFPRSELRRVAFIRAAQQLGLTLEEVREALASLPGSRTPNQADWEQLSRAWRHRLDERIAQLERLRDKLSSCIGCGCLSLKNCHLYNPGDAAANGGPGARYLMGDAAKPPSP
- a CDS encoding thiamine pyrophosphate-dependent enzyme; this encodes MTLSTPSLPYGELGRLLSLMTGDEKHAPSATSTLDVLWVLYDQVLRVSPSTMGDPERDRFVLSKGHGPMAYYAVLAAKGFVPLAELKRFGAYDALLGHHPDRVLVPGVEVGSGSLGHGLPIAVGMALGLRIQERFRPRVAVLLGDAELDEGSNHEAIAVAGRLGLDSLTAIVIDNQSASHGWPGGIAARFSAEGWHAQTVSGRDHAALARALTLPRDGRPQAVVATVEPKW
- a CDS encoding transketolase family protein, whose product is MRERFVATTQALLGTDLRLAVVLADISGDVFEPARRQYPRRVINVGIREQLMISVASGLALEGLRPIVHSYTPFLIERPYEQLKLGLCHQDVGAVLVSIGGSYDWPAGGRTHQAPGDVALLDALPGWTVHVPGHPGEVETLLRHALPGRDRVYLRLSLQMNAAPRPIVPGKFEVLRQGTRGTVLAVGPLLTHVLNAVAEEDLTLLYAATIRPFDAETLRATLREPSVILVEPYLEGTSAHEAARALAHVPHRLLSLGVGRTELRRYGKMAEHEAAHGLDARSLRERITSFLRP
- a CDS encoding CapA family protein, producing the protein MVPSVLLLLALSQTPASPPPPAAPPSPATQEAVRDASRRGAAVMHQLAVELAAEARASLMQEHGRSADEHFARGVEALKARDAAAAIDELSQCVALRPTSVECRWELGWAYSLANRWTEALAEWTEVGKLKPDQPDLQDVLAQARAQVALQERLSRPPDTTPRPPPPADARLRLRAVGDVMLGTTVPEGYLPPEGPASVISGVKGLLEDADLTFVNLEGPLCDGGKTNKCRSDRNCYAFRSPTEYGQTLREAGVDVASTANNHAGDFGEECRRQTEATLDALGIAWSGPPGTVATVDRNGLRIGLVAFHSSPTGNHLNNLPTATALVQSVAAAHDLVIISFHGGAEGGKALHVPHGKEKFMGEDRGDLRTFTRAMVDAGAHLVLGHGPHVARAMEFYKGRLIAYSMGNFATYGRFNLQGPQGLGMVLEVELDREGRFLSGKILPTRQVGEGLAVPDPKGAVLKLVRKLTAEDFPDSGVRIEEDGTVSPREKARASVP